The Aquicella siphonis DNA segment CTTGATCTTGGAAGACATAGGATTAAATATGCGCGCCGAGGGCAGGACAATCAATATCTGGTCGCCCAATACAACGACCGTGGCACCGCGGTTTTGCAATTGATCTTCAACGCTTGCATTATTATCAATATAGCCGCCATAGCTCGCGCCTAAAACCGCCCCCACCACGGCGCCGGGAACAATACCAATGGCAGAAGACATGGCGCCGGTTACCCCCCCTGCCGCACCGCCCAGCATGGCGCCTTTCGCGCGCTGACTGGCATTCTGATAAGAATCGGCAACATTGCCGCCGGTTGTGCCGTCAATCAGGTTTCTGGCGTTATCAACACCGTCATCTATATTGGAGGTTACGTCACGGGAAACATTCGAGGAAGCACACCCGCAGAGGACAAGACTAGACATCGCGAGTATTGAGAAAAAAACAAGTTTCTCTTTGGAAAAGAGAGCGCCGACCCTGGCAAATAACCGTTTCTCCACTTTGCTATACATCCCCTTCCTGAGCATTTGTCTTTAGAGAGGTTACATAATCACATAACTCATTTGCAATAGCTACTACTTCCTCACTGGGCAAAAGCACCCCCTCAACAGGCGGCGGATACTCCGTCGCGAGGGACATGTCCTTGATGATTTCATTGGTCATGGGATTGGCTTGAGATGCGGATCTGCCCATTAGTCTCTCAAGCAATTCGATTTTATCCTTGGCAACACTCTTGTTAATCAGCGGCTCGCTAAAACGTGCAATCTGAGTTGCGCCGACTATTGCCTTAACGGTTTCATCCAGCGCCACTTTTGCAAAAATATTGAGCTTGCCTTCCGGCATTTCTTCTTCAACCGCGACTTCCGCTGTTTCAGCTGTCGCATGCCGGTTATGGAAAGCAAGCAGAGACGCCAGGGCACGCTCGATTGGATTGGCGTCCGGCTGGGAGGCGATTGAATCGGAAATAATCTGGATTTCTTCACCCTCATCACTAGGCATGGCAACGGATTCATTGTTAATGAGAATTTCCCTGAAACGGTCAATTCGCTCTTCCAGATCCATTAAAGTGCGGTTAAGAGGCGGCTCCACCTTCAGGAACTGGTTAAGCCGCATTTTCACAGGCGGCTTGGGATTGGCGAAGAACATGCGCGCGCGTATGATCTTGGATTTGAAGAAGATGTGGGCCTCGCCTTCGCGTTGTTCTTTTAAATCCAGCAAATCAATGCGCTGCCGCTTTTCTGAGGAAGCACTGCGGCTGTCCATGTAATTGTTCAGCAGACTGCCCGCGTTGGTCTGGAAGGAATCGACCTTGGTAACATAAGATTCCCCGGCTGTTTTATGAAAGAATTCCCATGTTTCCATGGGATCTTCCAGTTTCATGCATATCTTAATATTGGTGTTGGCTCCGATTGAAGCCGCCTCCTCTTTGGACGCCTTCTGGAAAGCGGGAAGATCTTGTCCGGCAAAGATCACGGAAAACCCCAGCGAACGTGCTTGCGCAGGAACAACGGCAAAACCTTTGACGGCATAATATCCGTATTCGTCCAGGATGCACATGTAAGGCGTAGGGGCGTTGGTTGGCTTGCGCGTGATCACTTCGCGATAGGAACCTTCCACTGAGTCTCCCAGGCCTGCCGCCATCATGGCTTTCAATGAG contains these protein-coding regions:
- a CDS encoding OmpA family protein, which gives rise to MYSKVEKRLFARVGALFSKEKLVFFSILAMSSLVLCGCASSNVSRDVTSNIDDGVDNARNLIDGTTGGNVADSYQNASQRAKGAMLGGAAGGVTGAMSSAIGIVPGAVVGAVLGASYGGYIDNNASVEDQLQNRGATVVVLGDQILIVLPSARIFNPMSSKIKPDAYSTLNLVSKYINSYTKMLVKVAAYTGAFGSNDVNLSLSQEQAESVAKYLSAAGVNARVLYATGYGGTHLVQRNSNTWDGNENYRIEITLEKLYV